A single window of Ctenopharyngodon idella isolate HZGC_01 chromosome 24, HZGC01, whole genome shotgun sequence DNA harbors:
- the irx5b gene encoding iroquois-class homeodomain protein IRX-5b: MAFPQGYLYQSSLSLYSCPPYGSSAITGPRTDDLGRSSSGSAFAPYASTAFTNTTVFNSLQYSPESTAPFTSYGGSPYDHSPGMTGSIGYHPYAGPLGPYPFGDPAYRKNATRDATATLKAWLSEHRKNPYPTKGEKIMLAIITKMTLTQVSTWFANARRRLKKENKMTWTPRNRSEDEDEEDSIDLEKINDEDDEPLKTTETTQTTKDSVGDDCTENRAEDQDDATDSVIIDCEEEENRTVAESPVPTTSSPQNEMSESKKPLSESCKAASVIHSANSTPKPKLWSLAEIATSDKGSDEPSQTSGALSPAGSPAQCPFPPRHLYYASPFYAGFTNYGTFGHLNGAGSNGINQAVLHRARDSRLTQEMCKELTFEHRRPNI; encoded by the exons ATGGCGTTTCCACAAGGATACTTGTACCAGTCTTCGCTCTCTCTTTACTCGTGTCCTCCGTACGGCTCGAGCGCGATCACGGGACCGCGGACAGATGATCTGGGACGCTCCTCTAGCGGATCTGCTTTCGCCCCGTACGCGTCCACAGCCTTCACAAACACCACAGTCTTCAACTCACTCCAGTACAGTCCCGAATCCACAGCCCCCTTCACTTCGTATGGG GGCTCCCCATACGACCATTCTCCAGGCATGACTGGCTCTATAGGCTATCACCCGTACGCCGGTCCCCTGGGCCCGTACCCGTTTGGAGACCCCGCTTACCGGAAGAACGCCACACGAGATGCCACCGCCACCCTGAAGGCCTGGCTCAGCGAACACAGGAAAAACCCTTATCCCAccaagggggaaaaaatcatgcTGGCCATCATCACCAAAATGACCCTCACTCAGGTGTCCACCTGGTTCGCCAACGCCCGCAGGAGACTgaaaaaagagaacaaaatgACGTGGACGCCGCGGAACAGGAGCGAGGATGAAGATGAGGAGGATAGTATTGATTTAGAGAAAATTAATGATGAAGACGATGAACCGCTCAAAACAACCGAAACAACACAGACGACCAAAGATTCAG TTGGCGATGACTGCACAGAAAACCGCGCGGAAGATCAGGACGACGCGACGGATAGTGTCATCATCGACTGTGAAGAAGAGGAGAATCGGACAGTCGCTGAGTCTCCGGTGCCCACGACCTCCTCTCCTCAAAACGAGATGAGTGAATCCAAGAAGCCCCTCAGTGAAAGCTGCAAAGCCGCATCTGTCATTCATTCTGCAAACTCGACCCCTAAACCCAAACTGTGGTCTCTTGCCGAAATCGCTACGTCGGATAAGGGGAGTGACGAACCGTCACAAACATCTGGGGCGTTATCGCCCGCCGGGTCACCTGCGCAATGCCCCTTCCCCCCCAGACATTTATACTACGCCTCTCCGTTCTACGCGGGATTCACGAACTACGGCACATTCGGACACCTGAACGGCGCCGGTTCAAACGGAATTAATCAGGCTGTGTTACACAGAGCGAGAGACAGCAGACTGACCCAGGAGATGTGTAAAGAACTTACATTTGAGCACAGGAGGCCGAATATTTAg